ACAGGGTGGCAGCTATCGATACGTCAACGCCGACGACGCGGGCAACACGTACGGGTTCCGCGGTGTCTTCCACACCGTCGAACGCAACGAGCAGATCATCCAGACCTTCGAGTTCGACGGCGCACCGGGCCTGGTCGCAATCGAGACCGCGACGTTCGAGGACCTCGGCGACGGGCGTACGCGCATTCGCAACCACTCGGTCTTCCCCTCGGTCGAGGCCCGCGACGCCATGGCCGAATCCGATATGGAGATGGGCATCAACGACGGGTTCGAGCGCCTCGACGAGCTGACGGCCAAGCTCGAAGCGTGACGATGTCGACCCACTTGCCTCGTGAGCCGGACGTACGAGCGTCGACACGCCGGCGTGTCGCGCGCAAACGTCCGGCCCAGCGGGCGGGTGGGCGGTCCGGCGCGGCGCCAGAAGTCAGGTGGCGAGGAAGCGGCGCAGGAACGATGCCGTACGCGCGCTGGTCGGCGACTCGAAGACCTGCTCCGGCGGCCCCTGTTCCTCAACCAGCCCACCATCGAGGAACACCACCCGGTCTGCAACGTCGCGAGCGAACGCCATCTCATGCGTCGCCATCATGATGGTCATGCCCTGCGCCGCTAGGTCACGGATGATCTCCAGCACCTCGCCGACCAGCTCTGGGTCGAGCGCCGAGGTGATCTCATCGAGCAGGAGCACGCGCGGATCCATCGCGAGCGAGCGTACGACCGCTACCCGCTGCTGCTGACCGCCAGAGAGGCGATCGGGGTACGCATCGGCCTTGTCCTCCAGGCCGAACCGTCGGAGCAGCTCATGTGCTCGGGCCTCGGCATCGCGGCGCTTC
The sequence above is drawn from the Nocardioidaceae bacterium SCSIO 66511 genome and encodes:
- a CDS encoding SRPBCC family protein, which gives rise to MTNPTTITTEPGTPFIDIERVVDASPATVFRAYTEADLIQQWLGPRVLSMKVEEFDARQGGSYRYVNADDAGNTYGFRGVFHTVERNEQIIQTFEFDGAPGLVAIETATFEDLGDGRTRIRNHSVFPSVEARDAMAESDMEMGINDGFERLDELTAKLEA
- a CDS encoding amino acid ABC transporter ATP-binding protein, yielding MATPLIRVEGLRKRYGDADVLRGIDLSVDAHQVVCVIGSSGSGKSTLLRCINLLEVIDDGAIWLDDREITDPRVDADEVRRDLGMVFQSYNLFPHLNVLDNVTAAPRFVAGTKRRDAEARAHELLRRFGLEDKADAYPDRLSGGQQQRVAVVRSLAMDPRVLLLDEITSALDPELVGEVLEIIRDLAAQGMTIMMATHEMAFARDVADRVVFLDGGLVEEQGPPEQVFESPTSARTASFLRRFLAT